In the Streptomyces sp. f51 genome, one interval contains:
- a CDS encoding MBL fold metallo-hydrolase translates to MASTLSVNVFTAPEKALAADRSRPFGPPPAWDPMTSTLIFGEHDAVLVDTLTTAAEAEALAAWVQLHHRNLTTIYITHGHLDHFAGLSRLLHHFPDARAIATAKTVEYARKQTERLPFYRELWPGRLPATITLPEPWTQETLAVEGHELRIIEQGQTDAVDSTSLHVPDLDLVVSGDVVYNQCHMFVAATTPDSRANWIAALERLAALDPKTVVAGHKKPGAPDTPDIIPQTRQYLTDFGRLQQETGSDQELYDAMTDLYPDWVSHQAWLMFGF, encoded by the coding sequence ATGGCATCCACACTGAGCGTGAACGTGTTCACAGCCCCGGAGAAGGCGCTGGCAGCCGACCGGTCCAGGCCCTTCGGCCCGCCGCCGGCCTGGGATCCGATGACCTCCACCCTAATCTTCGGAGAGCACGACGCCGTCCTGGTCGACACCCTCACCACGGCCGCCGAGGCCGAGGCCCTGGCGGCCTGGGTACAGCTGCACCACCGCAACCTGACCACGATCTACATCACCCACGGTCACCTGGACCACTTCGCCGGCCTCAGCCGGCTGCTGCACCACTTCCCCGACGCCCGCGCCATCGCCACCGCGAAGACGGTCGAATACGCGCGTAAGCAGACCGAGCGGCTGCCGTTCTACCGCGAGCTGTGGCCCGGCCGGCTCCCGGCCACGATCACGCTGCCCGAACCCTGGACGCAGGAGACCTTGGCAGTGGAGGGCCACGAGCTGCGGATCATCGAGCAGGGGCAGACCGACGCCGTCGATTCCACCTCCCTGCACGTGCCCGACCTGGACCTCGTCGTCAGCGGAGACGTTGTCTACAACCAGTGCCACATGTTCGTCGCCGCCACGACGCCCGACAGCCGCGCGAACTGGATCGCCGCGCTGGAGCGCCTCGCCGCCCTCGACCCGAAGACCGTGGTCGCCGGCCACAAGAAGCCGGGCGCCCCCGACACGCCCGACATCATCCCGCAGACCAGGCAGTACCTCACCGACTTCGGCCGCCTCCAGCAGGAGACCGGCAGCGACCAAGAGCTCTATGACGCCATGACCGACCTGTATCCCGACTGGGTCAGCCACCAGGCATGGCTGATGTTCGGCTTCTAG
- a CDS encoding ATP-binding protein: MEASLSVDVDGSPIAQARHLAVSFLSTVRDTHSIPVATSTVEIVQLIVSELVTNARKYAPGPALLQMQVTGNALRIELWDSNPLPPAVKAPDPGRIGQHGLEIVTALAQNVSIEATPPGKRIIATVMLTTG, encoded by the coding sequence ATGGAAGCCTCCCTGTCTGTGGATGTGGACGGCTCCCCTATTGCGCAGGCCCGCCACCTCGCCGTGTCATTCCTCTCCACGGTGCGCGACACGCACAGCATCCCGGTGGCGACCTCGACAGTGGAGATCGTCCAGCTGATTGTGAGCGAACTGGTCACCAACGCCCGCAAGTACGCGCCTGGCCCGGCCCTCCTGCAGATGCAAGTCACCGGCAACGCGCTACGCATCGAACTGTGGGACAGCAACCCTCTGCCGCCCGCAGTGAAAGCCCCTGACCCCGGGCGGATCGGACAGCACGGACTGGAGATCGTCACCGCTCTCGCCCAAAACGTCAGCATCGAGGCGACGCCGCCCGGCAAACGCATTATCGCCACCGTCATGCTCACCACGGGATGA
- a CDS encoding enoyl-CoA hydratase/isomerase family protein: MSVDHPSIRTRLKDGVLSATLDAGVLNLVGVDLVRDLVSLVDMLYTDPGDVRVVVIDSASPDYFSAHVDLTAVPQYTAEAAKAGGPGDASLGMFLYKLARVPVITIAKVRGRARGGGNELALACDMIFASRERAVFGQFEAGTGALPGAGGVQHLARRLGRTRAIEAIVGADDFDADTAERYGWINRALPDAELDGFVERLATRIAGFPPEGVRAAKRAVNDLTLASAAQVRSDAVTFQSLIARPESRERLEYLAGQGLQSPGELERDLGKAVADFPAES; the protein is encoded by the coding sequence ATGAGCGTCGACCATCCGTCGATCCGGACCCGGCTGAAGGACGGTGTCCTGTCCGCCACCCTCGACGCGGGCGTCCTCAACCTTGTCGGTGTCGACCTGGTCCGTGACCTGGTCTCCCTGGTCGACATGCTGTACACCGACCCGGGTGACGTGCGCGTCGTCGTCATCGACAGCGCTTCGCCGGACTATTTCTCCGCGCATGTGGATCTCACGGCCGTCCCGCAGTACACCGCGGAGGCCGCGAAGGCGGGTGGCCCCGGCGATGCTTCACTGGGCATGTTCCTGTACAAGCTGGCGCGGGTTCCGGTGATCACCATTGCCAAGGTCCGCGGGCGTGCCCGCGGTGGCGGCAATGAACTCGCCCTGGCGTGCGACATGATCTTCGCCTCGCGTGAGAGGGCGGTCTTCGGGCAGTTCGAGGCCGGCACCGGTGCGCTGCCCGGCGCGGGTGGGGTCCAGCACCTGGCCCGTCGGCTCGGCCGGACCCGGGCCATCGAGGCGATCGTCGGTGCCGACGACTTCGATGCCGACACAGCCGAGCGCTACGGCTGGATCAACCGCGCCCTGCCCGACGCCGAGCTGGACGGCTTCGTCGAACGGCTGGCGACACGGATCGCCGGCTTCCCGCCGGAAGGGGTGCGAGCGGCCAAGCGTGCCGTCAACGACCTCACGCTGGCATCGGCCGCCCAGGTCCGCTCCGACGCCGTGACATTCCAGAGCCTGATCGCCCGGCCCGAAAGCCGTGAGCGCCTGGAGTACCTCGCCGGGCAGGGCTTGCAGAGTCCTGGTGAGCTCGAACGCGACCTCGGCAAGGCCGTCGCGGACTTCCCCGCTGAGAGCTGA
- a CDS encoding DJ-1/PfpI family protein, whose translation MHQVAVVTFDGFNELDSFIASALINRCRKDGLEAFITTPTPAVTSMNGVEVTGQRPMEFVTEADVVLIGSGVKAHEVVADDRLISRLSLDPSRQLIGAQCSGALVLARLGLLNGMPVSTDVRSRPFVEACDVTVLDTPFHAEGNIATAGGCLASQYLATWVMTRTLGKDAVRDVLGYVAPVGESQETVERALRAVHAGEVAVR comes from the coding sequence ATGCACCAGGTAGCCGTGGTCACCTTTGACGGATTCAACGAGCTCGACAGCTTCATCGCCTCCGCGTTGATCAACCGATGCCGGAAGGACGGTCTGGAGGCCTTCATCACGACACCGACGCCGGCCGTCACGTCGATGAACGGTGTCGAGGTGACCGGACAGCGCCCGATGGAGTTCGTGACCGAAGCAGATGTCGTGCTGATCGGCAGCGGGGTGAAGGCGCACGAGGTGGTCGCCGACGACCGGTTGATCTCCCGGCTGTCGCTCGACCCGTCGCGCCAGCTGATCGGCGCGCAGTGCTCCGGAGCGCTGGTCCTGGCTCGGCTCGGATTGCTGAACGGTATGCCGGTGAGCACGGACGTGAGGAGCCGGCCTTTTGTGGAGGCATGCGACGTCACGGTGCTGGACACGCCGTTCCACGCCGAGGGGAACATCGCCACGGCGGGCGGCTGTCTGGCCTCCCAGTACCTGGCCACGTGGGTGATGACCCGCACGCTCGGAAAGGACGCCGTACGCGATGTCCTGGGCTACGTGGCCCCGGTTGGTGAGAGCCAGGAGACCGTCGAGCGCGCCCTGCGCGCCGTTCACGCCGGCGAGGTCGCAGTGCGCTGA
- a CDS encoding GAF and ANTAR domain-containing protein, which translates to MDWGQFGQKLAAMARDLLAQDSLDATLQRITTSATELVKGCDAAGILVLHDHQVETVAPTDRLVIDSDRLQAELGQGPCFDTAHSARGERVFRIADLTEEKPRWPLFAPQAFELGVGSMMGFLLFTDDEEFGALNFYSRKTGSFTTDSEQAGLLLASHAAIAFSSARTQAQMEHAVATRHVIGEAMGILMGRHNLTEDQAFDVLRRYSQETNIKLREVARLVCEKGGLP; encoded by the coding sequence GTGGACTGGGGACAGTTCGGGCAGAAGCTAGCGGCGATGGCGCGGGACCTACTGGCTCAGGATTCGCTCGATGCCACCCTGCAGCGGATCACCACATCGGCTACGGAGCTGGTCAAGGGTTGCGACGCTGCGGGCATCCTCGTTCTGCACGACCACCAGGTGGAAACCGTCGCCCCCACTGACCGCCTAGTCATCGACAGCGATCGGCTACAGGCGGAGCTAGGGCAGGGGCCGTGCTTCGATACAGCACACAGCGCCCGGGGAGAACGGGTCTTCCGCATCGCGGACCTCACCGAAGAGAAGCCCCGCTGGCCACTCTTTGCTCCACAGGCCTTCGAGCTGGGCGTGGGAAGCATGATGGGATTCCTCCTGTTCACCGACGATGAGGAGTTCGGGGCACTGAACTTCTACTCACGCAAAACCGGCTCATTCACCACGGACAGTGAACAGGCCGGCTTGCTGCTTGCCTCCCACGCCGCTATCGCCTTCTCAAGCGCCCGTACCCAAGCCCAGATGGAGCACGCCGTAGCCACCCGGCACGTTATCGGTGAGGCCATGGGCATTCTTATGGGCCGCCACAACCTCACCGAAGACCAAGCCTTCGACGTGCTGCGCCGCTACTCGCAGGAGACCAACATCAAGCTTCGCGAGGTCGCCCGCCTGGTCTGCGAAAAAGGCGGCCTCCCGTGA
- a CDS encoding STAS domain-containing protein produces MADNHHPAGQPMRLSITPVTVDGIRVLVVAGELDADNTGTLRQALRAEEDGAAALTVLDLGAVTFMDSSAINVLIAANRDATAAGGQLRMAALSEPVQRVVAIVGLDTIVACYPTVAQALKI; encoded by the coding sequence GTGGCAGACAATCACCATCCGGCAGGGCAGCCTATGCGCCTGTCGATCACGCCGGTCACCGTTGACGGGATCCGTGTCCTGGTCGTGGCTGGCGAACTCGATGCCGACAACACTGGCACGCTGCGACAGGCACTGCGCGCTGAGGAGGACGGCGCGGCGGCGCTGACGGTACTGGACCTGGGTGCGGTCACCTTCATGGACTCCAGTGCCATCAACGTCCTGATCGCAGCGAACCGTGACGCCACTGCGGCGGGTGGTCAGCTCCGGATGGCAGCCCTGAGCGAACCAGTCCAACGGGTCGTCGCAATCGTCGGCCTCGATACGATCGTGGCCTGCTATCCCACCGTCGCCCAGGCCCTCAAGATCTGA